In Antennarius striatus isolate MH-2024 chromosome 8, ASM4005453v1, whole genome shotgun sequence, a single window of DNA contains:
- the LOC137600638 gene encoding procyclic form-specific polypeptide B-alpha-like: MVTTPVSVLGRGLLVCVRLTWIYLCHSDPGCSGQVVPPPQPSPEEGGLGQEKELRPPEGEDEGEEDEEPEAGSDADVQTRQHGDGNTAAPAGAPVTGPEPGPGPEPGLEPETGPGPGPEPGLELEPGPEPEPEPGPEPGPEPGPEPEPEPGPEPGPETGPEQNAMTPH; the protein is encoded by the exons atggtaacca CACCTGTTTCTGTCCTGGGGCGGGGTTTGCTGGTGTGTGTCAGGCTCACCTGGATCTACCTGTGTCACTCAGACCCAGGCTGTTCCGGTCAGGTCGTCCCCCCACCCCAGCCGTCTCCGGAGGAGGGAGGACTCG GACAGGAGAAGGAGCTCCGCCCCCCAGAGGGTGAGGATgagggtgaggaagatgaggagcctgaagcaggaagtgatgctGACGTGCAAACG CGGCAGCATGGAGACGGCAACACGGCAGCGCCTGCAGGGGCTCCAGTAAccggaccagaaccaggaccaggaccagaaccaggactaGAACCAGAaacaggaccaggaccaggaccagaaccaggactaGAActagaaccaggaccagaaccagaaccagaaccaggaccagaaccaggaccagaaccaggaccagaaccagaaccagaaccaggaccagaaccaggaccagaaacAGGACCAGAACAGAACGCCATGACGCCTCATTAG